The Zalophus californianus isolate mZalCal1 chromosome 8, mZalCal1.pri.v2, whole genome shotgun sequence genome has a segment encoding these proteins:
- the LOC113937594 gene encoding cytochrome P450 1B1, which translates to MATTLGADAPLQPSALPSQQTTLLLLLSVLAAVHVGQWLLRQRRRQPGSAPPGPFAWPLIGNAAAMGPAPHLSFARLARRYGDVFQIRLGNCPVVVLNGERAIRQALVQQGAAFADRPRFASFRVVSGGRSLAFGPYSQSWKVQRRAAHSTMRAFSTRQPRSRRVLEGHVLGEARELVALLVRGSAGGAFVDPRPLTVVAVANVMSAVCFGCRYSHDDAEFRELLSHNQKFGRTVGAGSLVDVLPWLQRFPNPVRTAFREFEQLNRNFSNFVLDKFLRHRESLQPGAGPRDMMDAFIISAGTEAAEGSEDGGARLDLEYVPATVTDIFGASQDTLSTALQWLLILFTRYPEVQARVQAELDQVVGRDRLPCLDDQPNLPYVMAFLYEAMRFSSFVPVTIPHATTTSASVLGYHIPKDTVVFVNQWSVNHDPVKWSNPEDFDPGRFLDKDGFIDKDLASSVMIFSVGKRRCIGEELSKMQLFLFISILAHECNFKANPDEPSKIDFNYGLTIKPKSFRINVTLRESMELLDSAVQKFQAEEDCQ; encoded by the exons ATGGCCACCACCCTCGGTGCCGACGCTCCCCTGCAGCCGAGTGCGCTGCCGTCCCAACAGACCACGCTCCTGCTGCTCCTTTCGGTGCTGGCCGCCGTGCACGTGGGCCAGTGGCTGttgcggcagcggcggcggcagccgGGGTCCGCGCCGCCGGGCCCGTTTGCGTGGCCGCTGATCGGAAATGCGGCGGCGATGGGTCCGGCGCCGCACCTCTCGTTCGCGCGCCTGGCGCGGCGCTACGGCGACGTCTTCCAGATCCGCCTGGGCAACTGTCCGGTGGTGGTGCTGAACGGGGAGCGCGCCATCCGCCAGGCGCTGGTGCAGCAGGGCGCCGCCTTCGCCGACCGGCCGCGCTTCGCTTCCTTCCGCGTGGTGTCCGGCGGCCGCAGCCTGGCTTTCGGCCCGTACTCCCAGAGCTGGAAGGTGCAGCGGCGCGCGGCGCACAGCACCATGCGGGCCTTCTCCACGCGCCAGCCGCGCAGCCGGCGCGTCCTCGAGGGCCACGTGCTGGGCGAGGCGCGGGAGCTGGTGGCGCTGCTGGTGCGCGGCAGCGCGGGCGGCGCCTTCGTGGACCCGCGGCCCCTGACCGTGGTGGCCGTGGCGAACGTCATGAGCGCCGTGTGCTTCGGTTGCCGCTACAGCCACGACGACGCCGAGTTCCGCGAGCTGCTCAGCCACAACCAGAAGTTCGGGCGCACGGTGGGCGCGGGCAGCTTGGTGGACGTGCTGCCCTGGCTGCAGCGTTTCCCCAACCCCGTGCGCACCGCCTTCCGCGAGTTCGAGCAGCTCAACCGCAACTTCAGCAACTTCGTCCTCGACAAGTTCCTGAGGCACCGCGAAAGCCTGCAGCCCGGGGCCGGCCCGCGCGACATGATGGACGCCTTCATCATCTCCGCGGGAACCGAGGCGGCGGAGGGCTCGGAGGACGGCGGCGCGCGGCTGGACCTGGAGTACGTGCCGGCCACTGTCACCGACATCTTCGGCGCCAGCCAGGACACGCTCTCCACCGCGCTGCAGTGGCTGCTCATCCTTTTCACCAG GTATCCTGAAGTGCAGGCTCGGGTCCAGGCCGAACTGGATCAAGTCGTGGGTAGAGACCGGCTACCCTGCCTGGATGACCAGCCCAACCTGCCCTACGTCATGGCCTTTCTTTATGAAGCCATGCGCTTCTCCAGCTTCGTGCCCGTCACCATTCCTCACGCCACCACCACCAGCGCCTCTGTCTTGGGCTACCACATTCCCAAGGACACGGTGGTTTTTGTTAACCAGTGGTCTGTGAATCATGACCCAGTGAAGTGGTCTAATCCAGAGGACTTTGATCCGGGCCGGTTCTTGGACAAAGACGGCTTCATCGACAAGGACCTGGCCAGCAGCGTGATGATTTTTTCCGTGGGCAAACGGCGGTGCATTGGGGAAGAGCTTTCCAAGATGCAGctgtttctcttcatttccatCCTGGCTCATGAGTGCAATTTCAAGGCCAATCCAGATGAACCCTCGAAGATAGATTTTAATTACGGTCTGACCATTAAACCCAAGTCATTTCGAATCAACGTCACTCTCAGAGAGTCCATGGAGCTCCTCGATAGTGCTGTCCAAAAGTTTCAAGCCGAGGAGGACTGCCAGTGA
- the LOC113938387 gene encoding translation initiation factor IF-2-like, producing MAAILPTAWAQWLAALLEAAVPRARAALGTQRPALTGRSWSRGFPLRSHPGGAAHCPARGRAGRVRDPRRHRAGSQAGANSRRGAEGQCSDDPGGRDEGEEEQEAVLLAPTNFIGLKFPLVSLPLACRAGLCVRGFWKVLGSGHILGRFSRHLPRRGGGGGGGGSGQRAGRHHPPRRTHGRTPAGQRGGRPDHPIGGGSGRCELEMGTLPSKGGSRRCSRPGSFPGRLRPSLQAGTKHLQAPGEQRPSPQGRRKEVRTLRITKKK from the exons ATGGCCGCGATTCTCCCGACGGCCTGGGCTCAGTGGCTGGCGGCTTTGCTAGAAGCTGCGGT ACCCAGGGCCCGGGCCGCGCTTGGCACACAAAGGCCGGCGCTGACCGGGCGCAGCTGGTCGCGAGGTTTCCCGCTTCGCAGCCACCCAGGTGGCGCCGCCCACTGCCCCGCGCGGGGTCGCGCCGGCCGCGTCCGGGACCCTCGGCGGCACAGGGCCGGGAGCCAAGCTGGGGCGAACTCGCGGCGAGGAGCGGAGGGACAATGCTCTGATGATCCCGGAGGGAGGgacgagggggaggaggagcaggaggccGTTCTCCTCGCGCCTACCAATTTTATCGGGTTGAAGTTTCCTCTGGTGTCCCTCCCCCTTGCGTGCCGAGCAGGGCTTTGCGTGCGCGGCTTCTGGAAAGTCTTGGGCTCTGGTCATATCCTTGGGCGCTTCTCACGGCACCTGCCACGCcgaggcggcgggggcgggggcggcggctcAGGGCAGCGTGCCGGCCGCCACCACCCACCGCGGCGCACGCACGGCCGCACCCCGGCTGGCCAGCGAGGCGGACGCCCTGACCACCCTATCGGGGGCGGATCTGGGCGCTGTGAACTCGAGATGGGGACGCTTCCTTCGAAGGGAGGAAGCCGGAGGTGCTCGCGGCCCGGTAGCTTCCCCGGCCGGCTGCGCCCTTCCTTACAGGCTGGTACAAAGCATTTGCAAGCTCCTGGGGAGCAAAGGCCTTCTCCGCAAGGCAGGAGAAAGG AAGTGAGGACTCTGAGGatcacaaagaagaaatag